In one window of Juglans regia cultivar Chandler chromosome 3, Walnut 2.0, whole genome shotgun sequence DNA:
- the LOC108982524 gene encoding patatin-like protein 3 translates to MAALVSASPMLDLDVDKLTYEIFSLLENKFLFGYENHHPNSNSNPKLAHSLSLSRDSFKSSTKHNPPASKVRILSIDGRGSTDGILAATSLARLESFLRSKSGNPDARIADFFDVVAGSGAGGILAALLFTRGRDGAPMFTADQALRFLIRNRHKIFRSTPSGIFRRIIRPEKLFRKTFGESTLKDTLKSVLIPCYDLATNAPFLFSRADALEMDGYDFKMRDVCASTLTARPVNIASVDRRTRIAAMNGEIAMNNPTAAAITHVLHNKLEFPLCNGVEDLLVVSLGNAQSELGIGNITSSPIGLVKIAGEGASDVVDQAVSMAFGQWRTSNYVRIQANIGTPARKHGGFDCNLSAVAENMLTQKNVESVLFQGRKMVESTNIEKLELFAGEVIKEQERRKTSILATVVLKQASPSPRTSSATTLSILSSS, encoded by the exons ATGGCGGCACTAGTTTCTGCATCCCCCATGCTCGATCTCGACGTTGATAAACTCACCTATGAAATCTTCTCCCTTCTTGAAAACAAGTTCCTCTTTGGCTACGAGAATCACCATCCCAATTCCAATTCCAATCCCAAGCTTGCTCACTCCCTCTCGCTTTCTCGAGACTCCTTCAAGTCCTCCACCAAACACAACCCACCCGCCTCCAAAGTCAGGATCCTCTCCATCGACGGACGCGGTTCTACCGATGGAATCCTCGCCGCCACCTCCCTCGCTCGTCTCGAGTCCTTTCTCCGCAGCAAATCCGGCAACCCAGATGCTCGCATTGCCGACTTTTTTGACGTCGTGGCCGGCTCCGGCGCCGGTGGTATCCTCGCTGCCCTTCTCTTCACTCGCGGCAGAGACGGCGCCCCCATGTTCACTGCCGACCAGGCCCTCAGGTTCCTCATCCGGAACCGACACAAGATCTTTCGGTCGACGCCGTCGGGGATATTCCGGCGGATCATCCGGCCGGAGAAGCTCTTCCGTAAGACATTCGGAGAGTCCACTCTGAAGGACACCCTGAAGTCGGTCCTGATTCCCTGCTACGACCTCGCCACGAACGCGCCGTTTCTCTTTTCCCGCGCGGACGCCCTGGAAATGGACGGCTACGATTTCAAGATGAGGGACGTGTGCGCCTCCACCTTGACTGCACGGCCAGTCAATATAGCGTCGGTGGATCGGAGGACTAGGATCGCCGCCATGAACGGTGAGATCGCAATGAACAATCCGACGGCCGCGGCCATTACTCACGTGCTGCACAACAAGCTGGAGTTCCCGCTCTGTAACGGAGTGGAGGATCTTCTCGTCGTGTCACTTGGAAACGCGCAGTCTGAACTGGGTATTGGAAATATCACTTCGTCTCCGATCGGGCTTGTAAAGATAGCCGGAGAAGGAGCTTCCGACGTG GTTGATCAAGCAGTTTCAATGGCGTTTGGTCAGTGGCGAACAAGTAATTATGTTCGCATTCAG GCGAATATTGGTACTCCAGCGAGAAAGCATGGCGGTTTTGACTGCAATTTATCGGCCGTCGCCGAGAACATGTTAACCCAGAAAAATGTGGAGTCTGTGTTGTTTCAAGGGAGGAAGATGGTGGAGAGCACAAATATAGAGAAACTGGAACTGTTTGCTGGAGAGGTGATAAAAGAACAAGAGAGGAGAAAAACCAGCATCTTGGCCACCGTGGTGTTGAAGCAAGCGTCGCCTTCACCAAGAACATCTTCTGCCACCACTTTGTCGATCCTTTCTTCTTCCTAG